A region of Dermabacter vaginalis DNA encodes the following proteins:
- the ppk2 gene encoding polyphosphate kinase 2, translating into MKKGKKGTVPELDLNGELPHSSNLREFIEHLRELGYTVADGHSPDPDLIDPYGNPVYTWQEGYPYPTRMAREEYEREKYYLQVELLKLQYWLEDAKKKAIIIFEGRDAAGKGGTIKRFTEHLNPRMARVVALNKPTEREKGQWYFQRYVEHLPTDGEMVLFDRSWYNRAGVERVMGFASDEEYETFMTQVPHFERMLVDSGIHVTKFWFSVSQKEQRTRFAIRQLDPVRQWKLSPMDLESLDRWEAYGAAKEEMFRRTDKKYAPWTIIRSNDKKRARLNAMKFFLSQFEYEGKDHEVVGTPDPLLVMRGKNEEADE; encoded by the coding sequence ATGAAAAAAGGTAAAAAGGGCACCGTTCCTGAACTCGACCTCAACGGCGAGCTTCCCCACAGCAGCAACCTGCGCGAATTTATCGAACACTTGCGCGAGCTCGGCTACACGGTTGCGGACGGACACTCGCCCGACCCCGATCTGATCGACCCGTACGGCAACCCCGTGTACACGTGGCAGGAGGGCTACCCGTATCCCACGCGTATGGCGCGCGAAGAATACGAACGTGAGAAGTACTACCTCCAAGTCGAGCTGCTCAAGCTCCAGTACTGGCTCGAGGATGCGAAGAAAAAGGCCATCATCATCTTCGAGGGGCGCGACGCAGCCGGTAAAGGTGGCACGATCAAGCGCTTTACCGAGCATCTCAATCCGCGCATGGCGCGCGTGGTTGCGCTCAATAAGCCCACCGAGCGCGAGAAGGGCCAGTGGTACTTCCAGCGCTACGTCGAGCACCTCCCAACCGACGGTGAAATGGTGCTGTTCGACCGCTCCTGGTACAACCGCGCGGGTGTCGAACGCGTGATGGGATTCGCGAGTGACGAAGAGTATGAAACCTTCATGACACAGGTGCCGCATTTTGAGCGCATGCTTGTGGATTCCGGCATTCACGTGACGAAGTTCTGGTTCTCCGTGTCGCAGAAGGAACAGCGCACGCGCTTCGCCATTCGTCAGCTCGACCCGGTTCGTCAGTGGAAGCTTTCGCCCATGGACCTCGAGTCTCTCGATCGCTGGGAGGCGTACGGTGCGGCGAAAGAAGAAATGTTCCGCCGCACCGATAAAAAGTACGCGCCGTGGACGATCATTCGCTCAAACGATAAGAAGCGTGCCCGCCTCAATGCGATGAAGTTTTTCCTCTCGCAGTTTGAGTATGAGGGGAAGGACCACGAGGTCGTTGGCACTCCCGATCCGCTGCTCGTGATGCGCGGCAAGAACGAAGAAGCCGACGAATAG
- a CDS encoding aspartate ammonia-lyase → MTDVRIEHDLLGDREVPADALYGVQTLRALENFRISDFRLHHFPSLVRALAYVKHAAARSNQRLGGLEKAKADAIAKACTEIENGEHHEHFVVDLIQGGAGTSTNMNANEVIANRGLEILGHARGEYEYLHPNNDVNFGQSTNDVYPTAVRLAILLSFPDLADAMQGLIDALSAKGEEFDHVLKMGRTQMQDAVPMTVGQEFHAWATTMSEDVERLTRTARFFREINMGATAIGTGITTDPKYASLVVEELTRITGKEFTLAADLVEATSDTGAFVTFSSVLKRIAVKISKICNDLRLLSSGPRAGFNEINLPAVQPGSSIMPGKVNPVIPEVVNQVAFQVIGNDLTVTLAAEGGQLQLNAFEPVIAYNILNSTRIMTRAMRTLTERCIKGITVNENVLAGNLERSIGIVTALVPVIGYAASSDIASQALHTGKSVREIVLERGLVSEGHLDEILTPARMTQPYRATATGAIPALDSSDPIAEDDLEL, encoded by the coding sequence ATGACCGACGTGCGCATCGAGCATGACCTGCTCGGAGACCGCGAAGTTCCCGCCGACGCCCTTTACGGCGTTCAGACCCTCAGGGCCCTCGAAAACTTCCGGATCTCGGACTTCCGCCTCCACCATTTCCCGTCGCTCGTGCGAGCACTCGCCTACGTCAAGCACGCGGCAGCACGTTCCAACCAGCGTCTCGGCGGACTCGAGAAAGCCAAGGCAGACGCGATCGCGAAGGCCTGCACGGAGATCGAAAATGGCGAGCATCACGAGCATTTCGTGGTCGACCTCATCCAGGGCGGTGCGGGCACGAGCACGAACATGAACGCCAACGAGGTCATCGCGAACCGCGGTCTCGAAATCCTCGGGCACGCGCGCGGCGAGTACGAGTACCTCCACCCCAACAACGACGTGAACTTCGGTCAATCCACCAATGACGTCTATCCCACCGCGGTGCGGCTTGCGATCCTGCTGAGCTTTCCCGATCTCGCCGATGCGATGCAAGGCCTCATCGATGCGCTGAGCGCGAAAGGCGAAGAGTTCGACCACGTGCTCAAGATGGGCCGCACACAAATGCAGGACGCGGTGCCCATGACCGTGGGGCAGGAGTTCCACGCGTGGGCGACGACCATGAGTGAGGATGTCGAGAGGCTCACGCGTACCGCACGCTTCTTCCGCGAAATCAATATGGGCGCGACCGCGATCGGTACGGGCATCACGACCGACCCGAAGTATGCCTCGCTCGTCGTTGAGGAACTCACCCGCATCACGGGCAAGGAATTCACCCTCGCGGCTGACCTCGTCGAGGCCACAAGCGACACGGGCGCGTTTGTGACCTTCTCGAGCGTGCTGAAGCGCATCGCGGTCAAGATCTCAAAGATCTGTAATGACCTGCGCCTTCTCTCCTCGGGTCCGCGCGCGGGTTTCAACGAAATCAACCTTCCCGCCGTCCAGCCGGGAAGTTCGATCATGCCGGGGAAGGTCAACCCCGTGATCCCCGAAGTGGTCAACCAGGTCGCTTTTCAAGTGATCGGCAACGACCTCACGGTGACGCTCGCCGCCGAAGGCGGACAACTCCAGCTCAACGCGTTCGAGCCCGTGATTGCCTACAACATCCTCAACTCGACGCGCATCATGACGCGCGCGATGCGTACCCTGACCGAGCGCTGCATCAAAGGCATCACGGTCAACGAGAACGTGCTCGCGGGCAACCTCGAGCGTTCGATCGGGATCGTCACGGCTCTCGTGCCCGTGATCGGCTATGCGGCATCCTCAGATATTGCTTCGCAAGCCCTTCACACGGGTAAATCGGTGCGCGAAATCGTGCTCGAGAGGGGCCTTGTGAGCGAGGGGCACCTCGATGAAATCCTTACGCCGGCGCGCATGACCCAGCCGTACAGGGCAACCGCCACGGGGGCAATCCCCGCGCTCGACAGCTCTGATCCCATCGCCGAGGACGACCTCGAGCTCTAG
- a CDS encoding DUF3017 domain-containing protein, which yields MNRSPYSLGAAVYRQRLLLVTLGFVFFVVLPIGLIFSVPTAGYMLSALLFALAAVRLFLPVEALGALVVRRRSVDVATILLLAVLIFVLASSPGL from the coding sequence GTGAATCGATCGCCCTATTCCCTTGGCGCTGCCGTGTATCGCCAGCGGCTTTTGCTTGTGACGCTGGGGTTTGTCTTTTTTGTGGTGCTCCCGATCGGGCTTATTTTTTCTGTCCCGACCGCCGGATACATGCTCTCGGCGCTGCTCTTCGCTCTCGCGGCCGTGCGACTCTTCCTCCCCGTGGAGGCGCTCGGCGCGCTCGTGGTGAGGCGCCGCTCGGTTGATGTCGCGACGATTCTTCTCCTCGCGGTCCTCATTTTTGTGCTCGCCTCGAGCCCTGGGCTTTAA
- a CDS encoding carbonic anhydrase translates to MAHTAIHAHESLARLSEGNARFANGTTRHPHSDEDRRLGVSSGQAPFAAVFSCADSRVPPEIVFDCGLGDLFVVRSAGQMVENAVLASLEFAVHELSVPLILVLGHEGCGAVAAAESLMAQRASGAPLVLLPGHLNALAEQISRRLGAGSGETHLKTPALTDAPRPMTQAARNTAAARAEVYARSPLIRAAHEAGDLELAHAIYDLETGRVTFSGAEN, encoded by the coding sequence ATGGCACACACCGCAATCCACGCGCACGAATCGCTCGCACGCCTGAGCGAAGGCAACGCCCGATTCGCTAACGGTACGACCCGTCACCCCCACAGCGATGAGGATCGGCGTCTCGGTGTGTCCTCGGGCCAGGCGCCGTTCGCGGCGGTCTTCTCGTGCGCCGATTCGCGCGTGCCTCCCGAGATCGTGTTCGATTGCGGCCTCGGCGACCTGTTCGTCGTTCGTTCGGCCGGGCAAATGGTCGAGAATGCGGTGCTTGCTTCCCTTGAGTTTGCCGTTCACGAGCTTTCGGTTCCCCTGATCCTCGTGCTCGGTCACGAGGGCTGCGGGGCCGTGGCCGCGGCCGAATCCCTCATGGCTCAGCGAGCATCGGGAGCGCCCCTCGTTCTCCTTCCGGGGCACCTCAATGCGCTCGCCGAACAGATTTCACGGCGTTTGGGGGCCGGCTCTGGCGAGACTCACCTCAAAACTCCTGCCCTCACCGATGCCCCTCGACCCATGACCCAGGCCGCCCGAAATACCGCGGCAGCGAGGGCGGAGGTCTATGCGCGCTCGCCTCTCATTCGTGCCGCGCACGAGGCCGGCGACCTTGAACTCGCCCACGCTATTTACGACCTCGAAACGGGACGAGTCACCTTCAGCGGTGCCGAAAATTGA
- a CDS encoding threonine/serine ThrE exporter family protein has protein sequence MSTSLTRLHQVFELAMRIGEVMISNGAAAADVTATMLRVTASSGIRNVSVQTTLTEVSVSYYQDTQSAPFTRIRTAGGYTYDFTKLDRVDQITSKYVKGEMGLHEALLAVDRVRSMKRFYGPIVTTLAWILMGGACAMFFGAGILVTVFAALAAGVLWQVYILFDKMRFPVFYAQIAGGFIVVLISLIVNRLDPTANSSLVVVACLVMVLAGSTSVGAMQDAITGWYVTAAGRLLETFMLTVGAVIGIRGGMLVADWVGADISITSTVPATLISTLLVAIAGAFIGLGYAVGFQVPPRLLHWVTLLPGFTATSAFVIEVAGLERAWATGITAFFVGVFAVAISQHAKAYVNILIAPAIITMVPGSVIYRGLLGFSDGSNTGASYLLLACEIAIAISAGVILGELVASHVVTLLASGRVRVPTISQPFGTNRHRRMVTFRRRRKPGALTTAIPVVHLDPDELDPTIDIEAGPDWREDLENLQPDTRESGFEIVEMAPEDIEMPAIRADESADKDTQSSEPL, from the coding sequence GTGAGCACTTCCCTGACCCGCCTGCACCAGGTATTCGAACTCGCCATGCGTATCGGTGAGGTCATGATTTCGAACGGTGCCGCAGCGGCCGACGTGACCGCGACAATGCTACGCGTCACCGCGTCTTCTGGCATCCGCAACGTGTCGGTGCAAACGACTCTGACGGAAGTCTCAGTGTCCTATTATCAGGACACGCAATCGGCGCCGTTTACGCGCATTCGCACCGCGGGCGGTTACACCTACGACTTCACGAAGCTTGATCGGGTCGACCAGATCACGAGCAAGTACGTGAAGGGTGAGATGGGCCTTCACGAAGCACTCCTTGCCGTCGATCGTGTGCGCTCGATGAAGCGGTTCTATGGCCCGATAGTGACGACGCTCGCATGGATCCTCATGGGTGGTGCATGCGCGATGTTCTTCGGCGCAGGCATTCTCGTGACGGTCTTCGCGGCCCTCGCCGCGGGCGTGCTGTGGCAGGTGTACATTCTTTTCGACAAGATGCGCTTTCCGGTGTTCTACGCCCAGATCGCGGGCGGGTTCATCGTCGTGCTCATCTCGCTCATCGTGAATAGGCTCGACCCCACGGCAAACTCCTCCCTCGTGGTGGTCGCGTGCCTGGTCATGGTGCTCGCGGGTTCGACGTCGGTAGGCGCGATGCAGGACGCGATCACGGGGTGGTACGTCACGGCCGCGGGGCGCTTGCTCGAGACGTTCATGCTCACGGTCGGTGCCGTGATCGGCATCCGTGGCGGCATGCTCGTTGCCGACTGGGTTGGGGCAGATATTTCGATTACGTCGACGGTGCCGGCGACGCTTATTTCCACCTTGCTCGTGGCGATCGCGGGGGCGTTCATCGGGCTCGGCTATGCGGTGGGTTTTCAGGTACCGCCGCGCCTTTTGCACTGGGTGACACTCCTGCCGGGCTTTACCGCGACTTCGGCGTTTGTGATCGAAGTTGCGGGGCTTGAACGCGCGTGGGCGACGGGAATCACCGCGTTCTTCGTTGGCGTTTTCGCGGTGGCGATCTCGCAGCACGCGAAAGCGTACGTCAATATCCTCATTGCCCCCGCGATTATCACGATGGTGCCGGGATCCGTGATTTACCGCGGTCTTCTTGGCTTCAGCGACGGCAGCAACACGGGTGCGAGCTATCTGTTGCTGGCGTGTGAGATCGCGATCGCGATCTCGGCGGGCGTGATTCTTGGCGAGCTCGTCGCGAGCCATGTCGTCACACTCCTTGCGAGCGGGCGTGTGCGCGTGCCCACTATTTCGCAGCCGTTCGGCACGAATCGTCACCGCCGTATGGTGACCTTCAGGCGCCGTCGTAAACCTGGCGCTCTCACGACCGCGATTCCCGTCGTCCACCTCGATCCGGACGAGCTCGACCCCACGATCGATATCGAGGCCGGTCCTGACTGGCGCGAGGATCTTGAGAACCTCCAGCCGGACACGCGCGAATCGGGATTCGAAATCGTGGAGATGGCCCCCGAAGACATCGAGATGCCGGCGATCCGCGCCGATGAAAGCGCAGACAAGGACACACAATCTTCCGAGCCCCTCTAA
- the galK gene encoding galactokinase, which translates to MTELHAAPHDADAIEKVSREFREAFGSEPEGVFSAPGRVNIIGEHVDYQQGLCVPMAISHRCFVAARRTDAGVVRMRSVQSSETVEAPAEGLAPGAVDGWASYVAGVVWALADRFDGGVASGVDLLIDGYVPLGAGLSSSAALECAVAAAIEELCKLGTTPHERIRAAIKAETEFAGAATGGLDQSASILCEEGHAILLDCRDFSTTSVPWDLAGQGLALLIIDTRAPHSLVGGEYAERRAQAEAGARALGVESLRDVPFEGASDVCRGITDPVVQRRSRHIINEIERVREFAEILETGSIREGLGRIAELLNASHDSLRDDYEVTVPELDVAVEAAREAGAHGARMTGGGFGGSVIALVEAERVEAVAGAVESAFAEHSFTEPVFFLATPSRGAGRDR; encoded by the coding sequence ATGACTGAGTTGCATGCTGCTCCCCACGACGCCGATGCCATCGAGAAGGTTTCCCGCGAATTTAGGGAGGCTTTCGGCAGCGAACCGGAGGGTGTGTTTTCGGCCCCCGGCCGCGTGAACATCATCGGCGAACACGTGGACTACCAGCAGGGCCTGTGTGTGCCCATGGCAATCTCGCACCGCTGTTTCGTTGCCGCGCGGCGCACTGATGCGGGCGTCGTGCGGATGCGTTCGGTGCAATCCAGCGAGACGGTCGAGGCTCCCGCTGAGGGGCTGGCCCCCGGCGCGGTGGACGGTTGGGCGTCCTATGTGGCGGGCGTCGTGTGGGCGCTCGCGGACCGCTTTGACGGGGGAGTCGCGAGCGGCGTCGATCTGCTGATTGACGGCTACGTTCCGCTCGGCGCGGGGCTCAGTTCGAGCGCAGCCCTCGAATGCGCGGTTGCCGCGGCGATTGAGGAACTGTGCAAACTCGGCACCACGCCGCACGAACGGATCCGCGCGGCGATCAAGGCAGAAACGGAATTCGCAGGAGCGGCCACGGGCGGGCTCGACCAGTCCGCGTCAATCCTCTGCGAGGAGGGCCACGCAATTCTTCTCGACTGCCGGGATTTTTCGACGACGTCCGTTCCTTGGGACCTCGCCGGTCAGGGTCTCGCGCTGCTCATCATTGACACGCGTGCCCCGCACAGCCTCGTGGGCGGCGAGTATGCGGAGCGCAGGGCGCAGGCCGAAGCGGGGGCGCGTGCGCTGGGCGTGGAAAGCTTGCGGGATGTCCCGTTCGAGGGGGCTTCCGACGTTTGCCGTGGCATCACCGATCCCGTGGTCCAAAGGCGCAGCAGGCACATCATCAATGAGATCGAGCGCGTGCGCGAGTTCGCCGAGATTCTTGAGACGGGCTCGATTCGCGAAGGCCTTGGACGCATTGCCGAGCTGCTCAATGCTTCGCACGACTCCCTTCGCGACGACTACGAGGTGACCGTTCCGGAGCTCGATGTCGCGGTGGAGGCGGCACGCGAAGCAGGTGCCCACGGCGCGCGTATGACGGGCGGCGGCTTCGGCGGAAGCGTGATCGCGCTTGTGGAGGCGGAGCGCGTTGAGGCCGTGGCGGGCGCGGTGGAGAGCGCCTTCGCCGAGCATTCCTTTACCGAACCGGTGTTCTTCCTCGCGACGCCGAGCCGCGGCGCCGGACGCGACCGCTAG
- a CDS encoding adenosine deaminase has product MANVGTHAPRREGERDLRTLPKAHLHLHFTGSMRHDTLQELASTQNLRLPRTLAEQTALKVEPSARGWFRFQRFYDAARKVVNSETIMRRLLREAAEDDLAEGSVRLELQIDPTSYAPFVGGLTPAIEIIVDEARAIERDLGISMGIIVAASRMRHPLDARILARLAVQYAGTVMGFGLSNDERRGDTSSFAAAFRIARHGGLASMPHGGELLGPPHIHEVVDSLEPTRLGHGVRSIEDPRLLETLVERDIALEVCPASNVSLGVYRDISDVPVPQLARYGATIALGADDPLLFGSRLLAQYEAVRAMGMTDREIADLAAGSIRASRMSETEKHAQLARVSAWYEGEG; this is encoded by the coding sequence ATGGCTAACGTCGGCACTCACGCCCCCCGCCGCGAAGGTGAGCGTGACCTGCGCACCCTCCCCAAGGCGCATTTGCACTTGCACTTCACGGGATCGATGCGCCACGACACGCTTCAGGAACTCGCCTCGACGCAGAACCTGCGGCTACCGCGCACCCTCGCGGAGCAAACGGCGCTCAAGGTCGAGCCGAGCGCGCGCGGCTGGTTTCGCTTTCAGCGCTTTTACGACGCGGCGCGCAAGGTCGTCAACTCGGAGACCATCATGCGCCGCCTCTTGCGCGAAGCGGCCGAAGACGATCTCGCCGAGGGCTCGGTGAGACTCGAACTCCAGATCGACCCCACAAGTTACGCCCCGTTCGTCGGCGGCCTCACCCCCGCGATCGAGATTATCGTGGACGAAGCGCGCGCCATCGAGCGCGATCTCGGCATCTCCATGGGAATCATCGTTGCGGCGAGCCGAATGCGCCACCCCCTCGATGCGCGTATTCTCGCGCGCCTCGCCGTGCAGTACGCGGGCACCGTGATGGGCTTTGGCCTCTCCAACGATGAGCGACGCGGCGACACGAGCTCTTTTGCGGCGGCTTTTCGGATCGCCCGCCACGGCGGTCTCGCGTCGATGCCCCACGGTGGCGAACTCCTCGGCCCGCCCCACATTCACGAGGTTGTCGACTCCCTCGAGCCCACGCGTCTCGGCCACGGCGTACGCTCGATCGAAGACCCCCGCCTGCTCGAGACACTCGTCGAACGCGATATTGCGCTCGAAGTGTGCCCGGCATCAAATGTGTCCCTCGGCGTCTACCGCGATATCAGCGACGTGCCCGTGCCACAGCTAGCCCGCTACGGCGCAACAATCGCCCTCGGCGCCGACGACCCGCTCCTCTTTGGCTCACGACTGCTCGCGCAATACGAAGCCGTTCGCGCGATGGGCATGACCGATCGAGAGATCGCGGATCTCGCCGCGGGATCCATCCGCGCATCGCGCATGAGCGAGACGGAGAAGCACGCGCAGCTCGCACGCGTGAGCGCCTGGTACGAGGGTGAAGGCTAA
- a CDS encoding pyridoxal phosphate-dependent aminotransferase, producing the protein MSLDLSTPAQHERRLSARLASIAESATLAVDAKAKALAASGEDVIGFGAGEPDFPTPEHIVEAAIAAARDPRNHRYSPATGLPELKEAIARATSEADNLDVEPSRIVVTNGGKQAVYEAFAALLDPGDEVLLPAPYWTTYPEAIRLAGGVPVTVRAGADQGYIPEVEQLEAARTPRTKVVLLCSPSNPTGAIMERHQVEELGRWALENDLWVLSDEIYQHLTYDGAQFHSILDLVPELENRTVLLNGVAKTFAMTGWRVGWLIAPPDIAKGVARLQSHLTSNVNNIAQRAAIAALTGPTEPLDDMRAAFDRRRRTMCDTLREIDGLSLPTPRGAFYAFPDVTGLLGREIAGVRVESSAELASLILERAKVALVPGEAFDAPGHLRLSYALSDADLAEGVSRLQKVLG; encoded by the coding sequence ATGAGCCTCGATCTCTCCACCCCCGCACAGCACGAACGGCGCCTTTCTGCGCGTCTCGCATCGATCGCTGAGTCGGCAACCCTCGCCGTTGACGCGAAGGCGAAGGCACTCGCCGCGAGCGGAGAGGACGTGATCGGCTTCGGCGCCGGAGAGCCAGACTTCCCGACGCCCGAACACATCGTCGAAGCTGCCATCGCCGCGGCGCGCGACCCCAGAAATCACCGCTACTCCCCCGCGACGGGCCTTCCCGAACTTAAGGAAGCGATCGCGCGAGCAACCTCCGAGGCCGACAACCTCGACGTCGAGCCCTCGCGAATCGTCGTCACAAACGGCGGCAAGCAAGCCGTCTACGAGGCCTTTGCCGCGCTCCTCGATCCGGGCGACGAAGTCCTCCTGCCCGCGCCGTATTGGACGACCTATCCCGAGGCGATCCGTCTTGCGGGAGGTGTTCCCGTGACAGTTCGCGCTGGCGCCGATCAGGGATACATTCCCGAGGTCGAACAACTTGAGGCGGCGCGCACGCCCCGCACCAAGGTGGTGCTTCTGTGTTCGCCCTCGAACCCCACGGGCGCGATCATGGAGCGACACCAGGTGGAGGAACTCGGCCGCTGGGCCCTCGAGAACGATCTGTGGGTGCTCTCCGACGAGATCTACCAGCACCTCACGTATGACGGTGCCCAGTTCCACTCAATCCTCGATCTCGTCCCCGAACTCGAGAACCGCACGGTGCTCCTCAACGGCGTGGCAAAGACGTTTGCCATGACGGGCTGGCGCGTGGGCTGGCTTATCGCTCCCCCTGACATTGCGAAAGGCGTTGCACGGCTTCAAAGCCACTTGACCTCGAACGTCAACAACATCGCGCAGCGGGCCGCGATCGCCGCCCTCACGGGCCCCACCGAACCGCTCGATGACATGCGAGCCGCGTTCGATCGCCGACGCCGCACCATGTGCGACACGCTCCGGGAGATTGACGGCCTCTCGCTCCCCACTCCGCGCGGCGCGTTCTACGCCTTCCCCGATGTCACAGGCCTCCTCGGCCGCGAAATCGCCGGGGTGCGGGTCGAAAGCTCCGCCGAACTCGCCTCCCTCATCCTCGAGCGCGCGAAAGTAGCGCTCGTACCCGGGGAAGCGTTCGATGCACCGGGTCACCTCCGCCTCAGCTACGCGCTTTCCGACGCCGACTTGGCGGAAGGCGTGTCCCGACTTCAGAAAGTGCTCGGCTAG
- the secE gene encoding preprotein translocase subunit SecE gives MSVHPETDPTRGDFEQESNIGTKNPFKACWIFLQQVFAELRKVVTPTGREMVTYTIAVVAFVVCMILLVFGMDFVFGSLARALFTAH, from the coding sequence ATGAGCGTTCACCCCGAGACCGATCCCACTCGTGGCGACTTCGAGCAAGAGTCGAATATCGGCACGAAGAACCCGTTTAAGGCGTGCTGGATTTTCCTTCAGCAGGTCTTCGCCGAACTGCGCAAGGTCGTCACGCCAACCGGCCGCGAGATGGTCACGTACACGATCGCGGTGGTGGCTTTCGTTGTGTGCATGATCCTTCTTGTGTTCGGCATGGACTTCGTGTTCGGCTCGCTCGCGCGCGCGCTCTTCACTGCGCACTGA